The Deltaproteobacteria bacterium genome window below encodes:
- a CDS encoding DUF1549 domain-containing protein, with the protein MRRRQWLIIAFAVGIAGPALTVEGSSIEELIRAYLAERGADVQLAPPEQLARRYSIDLTGVVPTPEDIEATASMSPAEMFDYFAAKGPMDHTGGEIPYVWVNLLKDADHFLFSNSTQFSQRAHILEFRDQLRRVYAEGWSYQEFVRWALQSQMFLNRFPSAADRANAAFFLFLGRDSFASEVPAGNMWNGWQLRNPNIPASQAETNPDYHVYDYDPANCERPGIVCSAQLWSSVGATPEDAIEMIVSSPLFAEATVDHYWYRFIGQNMPGVDFPDLRRALAKGFIEHNYDVNWLIREITTSPAYTQEMMFR; encoded by the coding sequence ATGCGTCGACGTCAGTGGCTCATCATCGCGTTCGCGGTCGGGATCGCCGGGCCCGCCCTCACCGTCGAAGGCTCCTCGATCGAGGAGTTGATTCGCGCCTACCTCGCCGAGCGCGGCGCGGACGTCCAGCTCGCGCCGCCGGAGCAACTCGCCCGCCGGTATTCAATCGACCTCACCGGCGTCGTTCCCACGCCGGAGGACATCGAAGCGACCGCGTCGATGTCGCCGGCGGAGATGTTCGACTACTTCGCGGCCAAGGGGCCGATGGACCACACCGGGGGCGAGATCCCCTACGTGTGGGTCAATCTACTCAAGGACGCCGATCACTTCCTGTTTAGCAACTCGACGCAGTTTTCGCAGCGCGCGCACATCCTCGAGTTCCGCGATCAGCTGCGCCGGGTCTACGCCGAAGGCTGGAGCTATCAGGAGTTCGTTCGCTGGGCGTTGCAGTCGCAGATGTTCCTCAATCGGTTTCCGTCGGCGGCCGACCGCGCGAACGCCGCGTTCTTCCTGTTTCTCGGCCGCGATTCGTTCGCGAGCGAGGTGCCGGCGGGCAACATGTGGAACGGCTGGCAGCTGCGCAATCCGAACATTCCCGCGTCGCAGGCCGAGACCAACCCCGACTACCACGTCTACGACTACGACCCGGCGAACTGCGAGCGGCCCGGAATCGTGTGCAGCGCGCAGCTCTGGTCGTCCGTCGGCGCGACCCCCGAGGACGCGATCGAAATGATCGTGTCGTCGCCTCTGTTCGCCGAGGCGACGGTGGACCACTACTGGTACCGATTCATCGGCCAGAACATGCCGGGAGTCGACTTCCCGGATCTGCGCCGCGCTCTGGCGAAGGGGTTCATTGAGCACAACTACGACGTCAACTGGCTCATTCGCGAGATCACGACCTCGCCGGCCTACACGCAGGAGATGATGTTCCGATGA
- a CDS encoding FAD-binding oxidoreductase, with protein MAPIKWRHDAARYTRRALRELRALAILDDLGGLSWPTGKLLFGVDAPGPRDPAEPEMFLYLDIGAATRGLLREKRRALAAYLQDLRRSGARIEDPITVDALVRLEPRLARLAEFPTRLDFLLDHPAGGLTWVGTYGPMSRFDAACDDGIAIVDRYGFPPMIVARPMKGGHFGVLRFIEVFRRDDPADRERVAACNRALCDALLDHGFVMYKTPGWAVGRYRQRLDPGFARLLREVRNVLDPHGILNPGRWSV; from the coding sequence TTGGCGCCGATCAAGTGGCGGCACGACGCGGCGCGGTACACGCGGCGCGCGCTGCGCGAGTTGCGGGCGCTTGCCATCCTCGACGACCTCGGCGGCCTGTCGTGGCCGACCGGCAAGCTGCTGTTCGGCGTAGACGCCCCCGGCCCCCGCGACCCCGCCGAGCCGGAGATGTTCCTGTATCTCGACATCGGCGCGGCGACGCGGGGGCTCTTGCGCGAAAAGCGCCGCGCACTGGCCGCCTACCTGCAAGACCTGCGGCGCTCCGGCGCGCGCATCGAAGATCCGATCACGGTCGACGCGCTCGTGCGCCTCGAACCGCGCCTGGCCCGTCTCGCCGAGTTCCCGACGCGGTTGGACTTTTTGCTCGACCACCCGGCCGGCGGCCTCACATGGGTCGGCACGTACGGGCCGATGAGCCGCTTCGACGCGGCGTGCGACGACGGCATCGCGATCGTCGATCGCTACGGCTTCCCGCCGATGATCGTCGCGCGCCCGATGAAGGGCGGCCACTTCGGCGTGCTGCGGTTCATCGAGGTGTTCCGGCGCGACGACCCCGCCGACCGCGAGCGCGTCGCCGCCTGCAACCGCGCGCTGTGCGACGCGCTGCTCGATCACGGGTTCGTCATGTACAAGACGCCGGGCTGGGCAGTCGGCCGCTACCGGCAGCGGCTCGACCCGGGGTTCGCGCGGCTGTTGCGCGAAGTGCGCAACGTACTCGACCCGCACGGCATCCTGAACCCCGGACGGTGGAGTGTGTGA